A single Solidesulfovibrio fructosivorans JJ] DNA region contains:
- a CDS encoding TetR/AcrR family transcriptional regulator: MKRSQNETASARCEPDDSTRGSESFVSSAGGDAASGAAGKKERILRAAQAMFGRHGYSNTTMKMIAEEAGVAFGLVAHHFGGKENLFITAGFDMIGRLLTRVREEADGAESGYEALTQFIRAYLRFTLDNPETFPVLIRCSPFGELGGEDHKALVAEKFDLIFDEIAGHLKRGMDDGSIRLLPVRKTALLLYGNILTAVRTHFITPYKFAGLYEETLRYVQHAVANPEGLGREAVFRRKFQNLSMID, from the coding sequence ATGAAACGATCCCAAAATGAAACGGCAAGCGCGCGATGCGAGCCCGACGATTCCACTCGGGGATCGGAGTCCTTCGTATCGAGCGCGGGGGGGGACGCGGCTTCGGGCGCGGCCGGCAAGAAGGAGCGCATCCTGCGCGCCGCCCAGGCCATGTTCGGCCGCCACGGCTATTCCAATACGACCATGAAAATGATCGCCGAGGAGGCCGGGGTGGCGTTCGGGCTGGTGGCCCATCATTTCGGGGGCAAGGAGAATCTGTTCATCACCGCCGGGTTCGACATGATCGGGCGGCTTTTAACCCGGGTGCGGGAGGAGGCGGATGGCGCGGAATCGGGCTATGAGGCCCTGACCCAGTTCATTCGGGCCTACCTGCGTTTCACGCTCGACAATCCCGAGACGTTTCCCGTGCTCATCCGCTGTTCACCCTTCGGTGAGCTCGGCGGGGAAGATCACAAGGCGCTTGTGGCGGAGAAGTTCGACCTGATTTTCGACGAGATCGCCGGGCACCTCAAGCGCGGCATGGACGACGGTTCCATCCGCCTTTTGCCGGTGCGCAAGACGGCGCTGCTGCTTTACGGCAACATCCTGACCGCCGTGCGCACCCACTTCATCACGCCCTACAAGTTCGCCGGCCTCTATGAAGAGACCTTGCGCTACGTGCAGCACGCCGTGGCCAATCCCGAGGGGCTCGGACGCGAGGCGGTTTTCCGCCGCAAGTTCCAGAATTTGTCGATGATCGACTAA
- a CDS encoding tetratricopeptide repeat protein produces MRRCLPQLAKWLVLALCLTLPGLARAGLEEGKQAYRAGDYAKALEEFLPLADAGDAAVQNQVAAMYYTGLGVPKDYAKAAEWFKKSAASGNPNGQYCLGKLLYYGQGVPQNFDDAAKLLAEAAIAGKGGAQYLLATLYLYGKGVAHNPVKAYFWSILAADAADLPPEDKPGAKALRDQIQGMLSQRQIASIKTMAGEWAPRK; encoded by the coding sequence ATGCGAAGGTGTCTCCCCCAGCTGGCGAAGTGGCTGGTCTTGGCGCTGTGCCTGACGCTGCCCGGCCTGGCCCGGGCCGGACTTGAGGAGGGCAAGCAGGCCTACCGCGCCGGCGACTACGCCAAGGCCCTCGAGGAATTCCTGCCCCTGGCCGACGCCGGCGACGCCGCCGTGCAAAACCAGGTGGCGGCCATGTACTACACCGGCCTCGGCGTCCCGAAGGACTACGCCAAGGCGGCGGAGTGGTTCAAGAAATCCGCCGCGTCCGGCAATCCCAACGGCCAGTACTGCTTGGGCAAGCTCCTCTACTACGGCCAGGGCGTGCCCCAAAATTTCGATGACGCGGCCAAGCTGCTGGCCGAAGCGGCCATTGCCGGCAAGGGCGGCGCCCAATACCTCCTCGCCACCTTGTATCTGTATGGCAAGGGCGTGGCCCACAATCCGGTCAAGGCCTACTTCTGGTCCATCCTGGCGGCCGATGCCGCCGACCTGCCGCCCGAGGACAAGCCCGGCGCCAAAGCCCTGCGCGACCAGATCCAGGGCATGCTGAGCCAACGCCAGATCGCCTCCATCAAGACCATGGCCGGCGAGTGGGCCCCCCGCAAGTAA
- a CDS encoding AI-2E family transporter, producing MAFDIAQFLRTNKTLAIWAAFFGLVWLANFYGLFGLVFITYILCFLFNGPIHALAVKTKLPRTLWATLVYIVFVSVALTLVSSVLPKLGSESTSFLKKLPDTLETLRGHLDNWAWLAPDMAAPIAKIKDYLSIEALVGVKAQTLFTIAVNSFNQISTYVSTFLLGTLFSFLIMLDFPNLRAKTISLRESRLRDIYDVTARSVVRFAVVVGMGFRAQMLIAAVNTILTAIGMHILGIEPVMLLSTVVFFCGLIPVLGTFISSAPIVLVAVNTTGPHHALWAIVMIIIVHTIETYILNPRIVAAMFKISPLVTLMILYVGHKLFGLWGMVLGVPVSVFIFRYVILGNDLQQCLPGEKSAHCRPADDKAKAGHGEK from the coding sequence ATGGCATTCGACATCGCCCAGTTTTTACGCACCAACAAGACCCTCGCCATTTGGGCCGCCTTTTTCGGGCTGGTCTGGCTGGCCAACTTCTACGGCCTGTTCGGGCTGGTCTTCATCACCTACATTCTGTGCTTCCTTTTCAACGGACCCATCCATGCCCTGGCCGTCAAAACCAAGCTGCCGCGCACCCTGTGGGCCACCCTGGTCTACATCGTGTTCGTCAGCGTGGCGCTGACTCTCGTCTCTTCGGTGTTGCCCAAGCTCGGCAGCGAATCGACGTCGTTTCTCAAAAAGCTGCCCGACACGCTGGAAACCTTGCGCGGCCACCTGGACAACTGGGCCTGGCTGGCTCCGGACATGGCCGCGCCCATCGCCAAGATCAAGGACTACCTGAGCATCGAGGCCCTGGTCGGCGTCAAGGCGCAGACGCTTTTCACCATTGCCGTCAACTCCTTCAACCAGATTTCCACCTACGTTTCGACGTTCCTTCTGGGCACGCTTTTCAGCTTCCTCATCATGCTCGACTTCCCCAACCTCAGGGCCAAGACCATCTCCCTGCGCGAATCGCGGCTGCGCGACATCTACGACGTCACGGCCCGCAGCGTGGTGCGCTTCGCGGTGGTGGTCGGTATGGGGTTTCGCGCCCAGATGCTGATTGCCGCGGTCAACACGATACTGACCGCCATCGGGATGCACATCCTCGGCATCGAACCCGTGATGCTCCTTTCCACGGTGGTTTTTTTCTGCGGTCTGATCCCGGTGCTCGGCACGTTCATCTCCTCGGCCCCCATCGTGCTCGTGGCCGTCAACACCACGGGCCCCCACCACGCCCTTTGGGCCATCGTCATGATCATCATCGTCCACACCATCGAGACCTACATTCTAAACCCCCGCATCGTAGCCGCCATGTTCAAGATCAGCCCGCTGGTCACGCTGATGATCCTGTACGTGGGACACAAGCTCTTCGGCCTGTGGGGCATGGTGCTCGGGGTGCCGGTGTCGGTGTTCATCTTCCGCTACGTCATCCTCGGCAACGACCTGCAACAGTGCCTGCCCGGGGAAAAAAGCGCCCACTGCCGTCCTGCCGACGACAAAGCGAAAGCCGGTCACGGGGAAAAATAA
- a CDS encoding DUF2905 domain-containing protein, whose product MNHALGKLLLTVGLALACLGIVLILADRPGFWQSLWQRLPLFRLPGDIRYKGEGFSFYFPWVTCLVVSIALTVLAWIFRK is encoded by the coding sequence ATGAATCACGCGCTCGGCAAGTTGCTTTTGACGGTGGGCCTCGCCCTGGCCTGCCTGGGGATCGTCCTCATCCTGGCCGACCGGCCGGGGTTCTGGCAGTCCCTGTGGCAACGCCTGCCCCTTTTCCGCCTTCCCGGCGACATCCGCTACAAGGGCGAGGGGTTTTCCTTTTATTTCCCCTGGGTCACCTGCCTCGTGGTGAGCATCGCCCTGACGGTCCTGGCCTGGATATTCCGCAAATAG